A stretch of the Ptychodera flava strain L36383 chromosome 18, AS_Pfla_20210202, whole genome shotgun sequence genome encodes the following:
- the LOC139117174 gene encoding probable methylmalonate-semialdehyde/malonate-semialdehyde dehydrogenase [acylating], mitochondrial: MPAWNIVMLRATKLKPIKALNLLKISRVYSSSVPTTKYVIDNEFLDSKTTEWLDVHNPATNEVVTRVPKNTKDEMEAAVASAKAAYPEWSQTSILARQQVIFKFQKLIKDNIKDIAKLITLEQGKTLADAEGDVMRGLQVVEHACSITSLQLGETLPAITKDMDIMSFRIPLGVTAGITPFNFPALIPLWMFPVSAVCGNTSILKPSERDPGGTMKLIELAIEAGFPPGVVNVIHGQHDAVNFICDHPDIRAISFVGADLAGKHIYERGTKNGKRVQCNMAAKNHGVIMPDANKENSLNQLVGAAFGAAGQRCMALSTAVFVGESKDWIPELVDRAKELKVSAGIEPGADLGPLISPASKQRVCDLIQSGIDQGANIILDGRDISVAGYEKGNFVGPTILTDVEPNMTCYTEEIFGPVLVVLSVDTLEDAIQLINNNPYGNGTAIFTTNGATARKFTNEIDVGQVGVNVPIPVPLPMFSFTGSRGSFLGDANFQGKSIINFYTQLKTVTSQWKAEDVSHREPSTVFFDFTK, from the exons ATGCCTGCTTGGAACATCGTCATGCTGCGTGCAACGAAGTTAAAGCCAATTAAG GCTCTGAATTTGTTGAAGATATCAAGGGTGTACAGCAGCAGTGTG CCAACGACAAAGTATGTAATAGACAACGAATTTTTGGATTCCAAGACAACAGAATGGTTAGATGTTCATAATCCT GCCACCAATGAAGTGGTTACCAGAGTACCAAAAAACACAAAGGATGAAATGGAAGCAGCTGTGGCTTCTGCCAAGGCGGCGTATCCAGAATGGTCACAGACCTCGATTCTGGCAAGGCAGCAAGTCATCTTTAAGTTCCAGAAACTGATCAAAGACAACATA AAAGACATCGCTAAGTTGATTACTCTGGAACAAGGCAAGACATTGGCTGATGCAGAGGGCGATGTGATGAGAGGTCTCC AGGTTGTTGAACATGCCTGCTCCATCACATCATTACAACTTGGAGAGACCTTACCCGCCATCACCAAAGACATGGACATAATGTCTTTCAGAATTCCTCTTGGTGTCACTGCTGGTATCACACC cttCAACTTTCCAGCCCTGATACCTCTCTGG ATGTTTCCGGTGTCAGCAGTGTGTGGTAACACTTCCATATTGAAGCCATCGGAACGTGATCCAGGTGGAACAATGAAGTTGATTGAGTTAGCCATCGAAGCAGGATTTCCTCCAGGAGTTGTTAATGTCATCCATGGCCAGCATGATG CTGTAAACTTCATCTGTGACCACCCTGACATCAGAGCCATCTCCTTTGTCGGTGCCGATCTCGCTGGCAAACACATCTATGAACGCGGAACCAAGAATGGCAAGCGTGTCCAGTGCAACATGGCCGCCAAGAATCACGGTGTCATTATGCCAGATGCAAACAAGGAAAACTCTCTCAACCAG TTGGTTGGTGCAGCATTCGGAGCAGCTGGTCAGCGCTGTATGGCGTTGTCTACCGCTGTGTTTGTTGGTGAGTCAAAGGATTGGATTCCTGAACTGGTGGACAGAGCCAAGGAACTGAAAGTGTCAGCTG GCATTGAACCTGGAGCCGATCTTGGTCCACTTATTTCACCAGCATCCAAACAGAGAGTTTGTGATTTAATACAGAGTGGAATTGACCAGGGTGCTAACATCATCCTGGACGGCAGAGACATCTCTGTCGCTGGATATGAGAAAGGCAACTTTGTTGGACCCACGATTCTGACTGATGTCGAG CCAAATATGACATGCTACACAGAGGAGATCTTTGGACCAGTACTCGTCGTTCTATCAGTGGACACACTGGAAGATGCCATTCAGCTAATCAACAACAATCCGTATGGAAACGGCACTGCTATTTTCACCACCAACGGAGCCACTGCTCGGAAATTCACCAATGAGATTGACGTAGGACAG GTTGGCGTCAATGTACCAATTCCAGTTCCACTGCCGATGTTTTCATTCACTGGATCCAGGGGATCATTCCTTGGCGATGCAAACTTCCAAGGCAAATCA ATCATAAACTTCTACACTCAGCTGAAAACAGTGACATCACAGTGGAAGGCTGAAGATGTGTCCCATCGGGAACCATCCACTGTTTTCTTCGACTTCACGAAATAG